DNA from Candidatus Polarisedimenticolaceae bacterium:
AGATCGCCCTCGGCGGCTCCGGGCGCATCCTCGATCTGTGCGGAGGGACGGGCGACCTCTCGGTCGCGGCGGCCCGCGCCGAGCCGGGCGCGTCGGTGGTCTGCTGCGATTTCGCCCATCCGATGCTCTCGCGGGCGGCGCCGAAGTT
Protein-coding regions in this window:
- a CDS encoding class I SAM-dependent methyltransferase, whose protein sequence is MLPSPERRDPGRVRAMFGAIARTYDLLNRLLSLGFDVRWRRLAVREIALGGSGRILDLCGGTGDLSVAAARAEPGASVVCCDFAHPMLSRAAPK